One Pseudodesulfovibrio sp. S3 DNA window includes the following coding sequences:
- a CDS encoding M48 family metalloprotease, which produces MNRRHFLTSLGLAVPALLSPLPVWAFGSFLEDLGDVVPDEVTTIFQSGKKIAAGFEDITPEQEHYIGRSVAAVILSKYRYAKDRNSQKYLNIMGQTLAQASDRPETFGGYHFLVLDTEEINALSAPGGFIFVTRGLIHCCKSEDAMAAVLAHEIGHVQRKHGLQAIQKSRVTDGVTTLALVGTSTMSGGKLKELTQTFDSSIKDITSTMIESGYSRSCEDEADADAVTIMQRMGYDPNAIIDMLTEMKTRLKPDSKGFGRTHPSPDDRITNILEIIGRYEKPVPAKPRDDRFKSMTKEL; this is translated from the coding sequence CGGCTCCTTTCTCGAAGATCTCGGTGATGTGGTCCCCGACGAGGTTACCACCATTTTTCAAAGCGGCAAGAAGATCGCCGCAGGCTTTGAAGACATCACCCCGGAGCAGGAGCACTACATCGGCCGATCCGTGGCCGCCGTGATCCTGTCGAAATACCGATATGCTAAGGACCGGAATTCACAAAAATATCTCAACATCATGGGCCAGACCCTGGCCCAGGCCTCGGACCGCCCCGAGACCTTCGGCGGCTATCATTTCCTTGTGTTGGACACGGAAGAGATCAACGCCCTGTCCGCACCGGGCGGATTCATCTTCGTGACCAGGGGACTGATCCACTGCTGCAAATCCGAGGACGCCATGGCCGCAGTGCTCGCCCATGAAATAGGCCATGTCCAGCGCAAGCACGGCCTCCAGGCCATCCAGAAATCCCGTGTCACGGACGGAGTGACCACCCTGGCCCTGGTCGGCACATCGACCATGTCCGGCGGCAAGTTGAAAGAACTGACCCAGACCTTTGACAGTTCCATCAAAGACATCACCTCCACCATGATCGAAAGCGGATATTCCCGCTCCTGCGAAGACGAAGCGGATGCAGACGCCGTCACCATCATGCAACGCATGGGGTACGACCCCAATGCCATCATAGACATGCTCACCGAGATGAAAACCCGGCTCAAGCCCGACAGCAAAGGGTTCGGTCGCACCCACCCCTCGCCCGACGATCGCATCACCAACATACTCGAAATCATCGGCCGCTACGAAAAGCCCGTTCCGGCCAAGCCGCGGGACGACCGATTCAAGAGCATGACCAAGGAGCTTTAA